The Pirellulimonas nuda genome includes a region encoding these proteins:
- a CDS encoding protein kinase domain-containing protein: protein MDTNNSKIEKIDGDAPAGAVNSIALLDLYRAGDSRAATELFDRYVARLVGLARSRLSRGMQRRVDPEDVVQSAYRSFFVRAADGDFTLQHSGDLWRLLAQITLNKLRKQAERHTAARRDLRRDGPDAATQQCVEPLPDEAAALVEQVRLITERLSADQRVVLASVLQGDSVDTIAGRLKRSPRTVRRTLAQVKRLVEGQLLDADAARGAAPADVEPLDAPLPYSDFRLERLVGAGGMGKVYRATRLSSGATVAVKALRKDRQREPRAVRQFLNEAAVVQRMSHPGVIRVRGLGRFPSGGYFIVMDYVEGSDLQARIDRERLAPDEALRVVERVAEAVAHAHQAGVVHCDLKPANILLGNHGEVIVTDFGFAQIIADKRPAAALGGTLGYLAPEVLSQAATPTPAADVYSLGALLRRVSDRPGPAAERLCERCLAADPKQRPASVEAFLTILRNCAEDRRPGSAEYTPVT from the coding sequence AGATCGAGAAAATCGACGGAGACGCCCCGGCGGGCGCCGTGAACTCGATCGCGCTGCTTGACCTCTACCGGGCCGGCGACAGCCGAGCGGCGACGGAGCTGTTCGACAGGTATGTCGCCCGCCTCGTCGGGCTGGCGCGGTCGCGATTGAGCCGCGGCATGCAGCGGCGGGTCGACCCCGAGGACGTGGTTCAGTCTGCCTACCGCAGCTTCTTCGTGCGGGCCGCCGATGGCGATTTCACGCTGCAACACTCGGGCGACCTGTGGCGGCTGCTGGCGCAGATCACGCTTAACAAACTCCGCAAGCAGGCCGAGCGTCACACCGCCGCCCGCCGCGACCTGCGTCGCGACGGGCCCGACGCCGCCACGCAGCAGTGCGTCGAGCCGCTGCCAGACGAAGCCGCGGCGCTGGTGGAGCAGGTGCGGCTGATCACCGAGCGGCTGTCGGCCGACCAACGCGTGGTGCTGGCCTCGGTGCTGCAGGGCGACTCGGTCGACACGATCGCCGGGCGGCTCAAGCGGTCGCCCAGAACGGTCCGCCGCACGCTCGCCCAGGTCAAGCGCTTGGTAGAAGGTCAACTGCTGGATGCCGACGCGGCGCGTGGAGCAGCGCCGGCAGACGTTGAGCCGCTCGATGCGCCGCTCCCCTACTCCGACTTCCGGCTCGAGCGGCTGGTGGGCGCCGGCGGCATGGGAAAGGTCTACCGGGCGACCCGGCTGAGCAGCGGCGCCACGGTCGCGGTCAAGGCGCTGCGCAAGGACCGTCAGCGGGAGCCGCGTGCGGTCCGGCAGTTCCTCAACGAAGCAGCCGTGGTGCAGCGGATGAGCCACCCCGGCGTGATCCGCGTCCGCGGGCTGGGGCGGTTCCCCTCGGGCGGCTACTTCATCGTGATGGACTACGTTGAGGGGAGCGACCTGCAGGCACGCATCGATCGGGAGAGGCTGGCGCCGGACGAAGCGCTGCGTGTGGTGGAGCGCGTCGCCGAGGCCGTGGCCCACGCGCACCAGGCGGGCGTGGTGCACTGCGACCTCAAACCAGCCAACATCCTGCTGGGCAACCACGGGGAAGTGATCGTCACCGACTTTGGATTCGCACAAATCATCGCCGACAAGCGGCCCGCCGCGGCGCTGGGTGGCACGCTCGGCTACCTGGCGCCCGAGGTGCTCAGCCAGGCCGCGACGCCGACCCCCGCCGCCGATGTCTACAGCCTGGGGGCGCTGCTGCGGCGTGTGAGCGACCGCCCCGGCCCGGCCGCCGAGCGGCTCTGCGAGCGCTGCTTGGCGGCCGACCCGAAGCAACGGCCCGCAAGCGTAGAAGCGTTCCTAACGATCCTGCGGAACTGCGCAGAGGACCGCCGGCCGGGTAGCGCGGAATACACGCCCGTGACTTGA
- a CDS encoding MBL fold metallo-hydrolase, giving the protein MLLKYFYDKPLAHASYMVGCQKSGEAIVVDPGRDVSPYLEAAKAEGLRIVAATETHIHADFVSGSRELADRVGAKLYLSDTGPSDWKYAPASGCDITLLKDGDAFYVGKVKLEVLHTPGHTPESISLVLTDEGGGANAPMGVFTGDFVFVGSVGRPDLLETAAGVVGSAEVGARQLYESTLRFRTLPDHLQVWPAHGAGSACGKGLGAIPSSTVGYEKLFNPALQYRDEQAFVDYILADQPETPFYFAVMKRVNKQGPQLTEKLPPVEAIPTDRLAAVAAREIVLDTRPSGDFAQAHAPGTINVPASNLVQWAGFFVDYDKPVYLIADESTLGDRLRSLRSIGIDNVGGYFDAGAVGNAGLRTESYPSATPAQLRDKIEGGEVTLVDVRAATEYQAGHIAEAEHHFLGKLMRNIDAVTRDKPVVAQCLAGGRSAIAASILQRAGFEVVNMQGGYRAWVDDGLPTVR; this is encoded by the coding sequence ATGTTGCTCAAGTACTTCTACGACAAGCCGCTCGCCCACGCCTCGTACATGGTCGGCTGCCAGAAGAGCGGCGAGGCGATCGTGGTCGACCCCGGCCGCGACGTCTCCCCCTACCTCGAGGCGGCCAAGGCCGAGGGGCTGCGGATCGTGGCGGCAACCGAGACCCACATCCACGCCGACTTTGTGTCGGGCTCGCGCGAGCTGGCCGACCGGGTCGGCGCCAAGCTGTACCTCTCCGACACGGGGCCGAGCGACTGGAAGTACGCGCCGGCCAGCGGGTGTGACATCACGCTGCTCAAGGACGGCGACGCGTTCTACGTCGGCAAGGTGAAGCTCGAAGTGCTGCACACGCCGGGGCACACCCCGGAGAGCATCTCCCTGGTGCTGACCGACGAAGGGGGGGGCGCCAACGCGCCGATGGGGGTCTTTACCGGCGACTTTGTCTTCGTCGGTTCGGTCGGCAGGCCCGACCTGCTAGAGACCGCGGCCGGGGTGGTCGGCAGCGCCGAGGTCGGCGCGCGGCAGCTCTACGAGTCGACGCTCCGCTTCCGCACGCTGCCAGACCACTTGCAGGTGTGGCCCGCCCACGGCGCGGGGAGCGCCTGCGGCAAGGGGCTGGGCGCCATCCCGTCGTCCACGGTGGGCTACGAGAAGCTGTTCAACCCAGCGTTGCAGTACCGCGACGAGCAAGCGTTTGTCGACTACATCCTCGCCGACCAGCCCGAGACCCCCTTCTACTTCGCGGTGATGAAGCGGGTGAACAAGCAGGGGCCGCAGCTCACCGAGAAGCTCCCCCCCGTCGAGGCGATCCCAACCGACCGGCTCGCGGCGGTCGCGGCCCGCGAGATCGTCCTGGACACCCGCCCCTCGGGCGACTTCGCCCAAGCGCACGCGCCGGGCACGATCAACGTGCCCGCCTCGAACCTGGTGCAGTGGGCCGGCTTCTTTGTCGACTACGACAAGCCGGTCTACCTGATCGCCGATGAGTCGACGCTGGGCGATCGGCTGCGGAGCCTGCGCTCGATCGGCATCGACAACGTGGGGGGGTACTTCGACGCCGGCGCTGTTGGGAATGCCGGGCTGAGGACCGAATCGTACCCGTCCGCGACGCCGGCGCAGCTGCGCGACAAGATCGAGGGGGGCGAAGTGACGCTCGTCGATGTCCGCGCGGCGACCGAGTACCAGGCCGGGCACATCGCCGAGGCCGAGCACCACTTCCTCGGGAAACTCATGCGGAACATCGACGCCGTCACTCGCGACAAGCCGGTGGTCGCCCAGTGCCTGGCGGGGGGGCGGTCGGCCATCGCGGCCAGCATCCTCCAACGCGCCGGATTCGAGGTGGTCAACATGCAGGGGGGCTACCGGGCCTGGGTCGACGACGGGCTGCCAACGGTGCGGTAG
- a CDS encoding IS4 family transposase, whose protein sequence is MAAKKPKLDERDVRGVKELRALLPLFERLHGVGCERDKAGNRVLHMDEYSVLILLFLFNPILTSLRGVQQASELKKVQKKLGCPRTSLGSLSEATAVFRAEGLREIVGELADQLGALPHDRRLDGVTQRLTAVDGSLLTRLPQIAQAAWQGRRRPDGWRLHAHFEVLRGAPTNIEVTTGRNRKDANEKASLRRLLEADRCYILDRGYEQFSLFNAIVAAGSSYVCRVREDHHFTPEQARDLGPEAIEAGVLEDAVGKLGSAKSVRIEHPDHPVRLVRIRAQAHPKRGGAAGKDLVLATNLMDVPADVVALIYVHRWQVELFFRFFKHTLGCRHLLSEDPVGIEIQTYCAIIVCLLISLWTGKKPTLRTFEMIRFYLIGWADEDEVLAHLEKLKTH, encoded by the coding sequence ATGGCCGCCAAGAAGCCGAAACTTGATGAGCGAGACGTGCGGGGGGTGAAGGAGCTGCGGGCGCTGCTTCCTCTGTTTGAGCGTCTGCACGGCGTGGGCTGCGAGCGGGACAAGGCGGGCAATCGCGTCCTGCACATGGACGAGTACTCCGTGCTGATCTTGCTGTTCTTGTTCAACCCAATCCTCACCTCCCTCCGCGGCGTTCAGCAGGCGTCCGAGCTCAAGAAGGTGCAGAAGAAGCTCGGCTGCCCACGGACCAGCCTCGGCTCGCTGTCCGAGGCGACCGCGGTGTTCCGCGCCGAGGGGCTGCGTGAGATCGTGGGCGAGCTGGCGGATCAGTTGGGCGCGCTGCCGCACGACCGGCGGCTCGACGGCGTCACCCAACGGCTGACGGCCGTGGACGGCTCGCTGCTGACGCGGCTGCCACAGATCGCCCAAGCGGCTTGGCAGGGCCGGCGGCGCCCGGACGGTTGGCGGCTGCACGCGCACTTCGAGGTGCTGCGCGGCGCGCCGACCAACATTGAGGTGACGACCGGCCGCAACCGCAAGGACGCCAACGAGAAGGCTTCGCTGCGGAGGCTGCTGGAAGCCGACCGCTGCTACATCCTCGACCGGGGCTACGAGCAGTTCTCGCTGTTCAACGCGATCGTCGCTGCCGGCAGCAGCTACGTTTGCCGGGTGCGCGAGGACCACCACTTCACCCCCGAGCAGGCCCGCGACCTTGGCCCCGAGGCGATCGAGGCGGGGGTGCTTGAAGACGCGGTCGGCAAGCTCGGCTCGGCCAAGAGCGTGCGGATCGAGCACCCCGACCACCCGGTGCGGCTGGTCCGCATCCGCGCCCAAGCCCACCCCAAACGCGGCGGCGCGGCGGGAAAAGACCTCGTGCTAGCGACGAACCTGATGGACGTCCCGGCCGACGTGGTGGCGCTGATCTACGTACACCGCTGGCAGGTCGAGCTGTTCTTCCGCTTCTTCAAGCACACGCTCGGCTGCCGTCACCTGCTGAGCGAGGACCCGGTGGGCATTGAGATTCAGACGTACTGCGCGATCATCGTCTGCCTGCTGATCAGCCTATGGACCGGCAAGAAGCCGACGCTGCGGACGTTCGAGATGATCCGCTTCTACCTGATCGGATGGGCCGATGAAGACGAGGTGCTGGCGCACCTTGAAAAACTCAAAACGCATTGA
- a CDS encoding DUF4956 domain-containing protein, giving the protein MTEFLGVPLFDDDFYKLLARFGANLVVLTAIVQFCYFRSSRSKDYLFTYYTVSILVFFLCFTLKKFDLGLGMALGLFAIFGILRYRTDAIPIREMSYLFVVIGIAVINALSNSKMSYAELAFTNGAILAMTGLLESLPLLKQESREEVLYEKIDLVRPENHQQLIDDLQQRTGLVISRIELGKIDFLQDTVAITVYYYAHEQTGIATGEVDVSRRVRRR; this is encoded by the coding sequence ATGACCGAGTTCCTCGGCGTCCCCCTGTTCGACGACGACTTCTACAAGCTGCTGGCCCGGTTCGGGGCCAACCTGGTCGTGCTCACGGCGATCGTCCAGTTCTGCTACTTCCGCAGTTCGCGCAGCAAGGACTACCTGTTCACTTACTACACGGTGAGCATCCTGGTCTTCTTCCTCTGCTTCACGCTGAAGAAGTTCGACCTTGGCCTGGGCATGGCGCTCGGGCTGTTTGCCATCTTCGGCATCCTGCGGTACCGGACAGACGCGATCCCGATCCGCGAGATGTCGTACCTGTTCGTCGTGATCGGCATCGCGGTGATCAACGCGCTCTCCAACAGCAAGATGAGCTACGCAGAGCTGGCCTTCACCAACGGCGCCATCCTGGCGATGACGGGCCTGCTGGAGTCGCTCCCGCTGCTCAAGCAGGAGAGCCGTGAAGAGGTGCTCTACGAGAAGATCGACCTGGTGCGTCCCGAGAACCACCAGCAGCTCATCGACGACCTGCAGCAACGCACCGGGCTGGTCATCAGCCGGATCGAGCTGGGGAAGATCGACTTCCTGCAAGACACCGTAGCGATCACCGTGTACTACTACGCGCACGAACAGACCGGGATCGCCACCGGCGAGGTCGACGTCTCGCGACGCGTGCGGCGGCGTTAG
- a CDS encoding YeeE/YedE family protein: MTWILQPWPWWVSGVLIGLTVPLLYILAGKAFGISTSLQQIGAMCAPHSRFAYLSKHDRRGHLWTLVFVVGIVLGAALATHLLSAEPLRLLPESFSSPAGALKLLIGGALIGFGTRYAGGCTSGHSITGIANLNWPSLLATVCFFAGGLAVTWGLGNLIF, encoded by the coding sequence ATGACATGGATCCTGCAGCCCTGGCCCTGGTGGGTGTCGGGGGTACTGATCGGATTAACCGTGCCGCTGCTCTACATCTTGGCGGGCAAGGCCTTCGGCATCTCGACCAGCCTCCAGCAGATCGGCGCCATGTGCGCGCCGCACAGCCGGTTTGCGTACCTCAGCAAGCACGACCGCCGGGGCCACCTGTGGACGCTGGTGTTTGTGGTCGGCATCGTGTTGGGCGCGGCCCTAGCGACCCACCTGCTGAGCGCGGAGCCGCTGCGTCTGCTCCCCGAGTCGTTCAGCAGCCCCGCGGGCGCCCTCAAGCTGCTGATCGGCGGCGCCTTGATCGGCTTCGGCACGCGCTACGCCGGCGGGTGCACGTCGGGTCACTCCATCACCGGCATCGCCAACCTCAACTGGCCCAGCCTGCTGGCGACCGTTTGCTTCTTCGCCGGCGGGCTCGCCGTGACGTGGGGGCTGGGAAACCTGATTTTCTAG
- a CDS encoding DUF4838 domain-containing protein translates to MLRALMAVTAAACLSASAADAATGAGAAPLVQDGVSEYVIYCDPAAPRSVTQAAAELRDYLEQVSGAELPVVHRPGPKMICVGDNAASREAGLTTAQIPWEGFRIVTKDANVYVLGRDTADGQRTPGGGASNGTLNGAYAFIERFLGVRWLAPGDHGDYVPKSPAVIIPATDISDAPAFLNRRLPYTQERRPEVVRWQARQRLGKSLSLAHHHNWRASIPASHFDQHPDWFAERSGVRVPPAGRYKLCTTNPGLIRAYADAAIAYFDAHPDESSYSLSPSDSAGYCECEQCAALYETDPNGKRSVTPAILTFYNAVAKLVGEQHPQKTLAGFVYAEYLFPPKKNIRLEPNVFLVWAPSFDYGFTLARPRLRRQWEEVLAGWTEVTANISYYDLPVNIETEAGVLNPPGLEILKFMYPRLQGADIKGVYVYGIAAWGRAGPLNYLLAKLAWDPQANVEELFDEYCAKAYGAGGDDINRLYRLVDREVARHYREFPDTRYSLTTDMMRDVYAKNLTEIERLYRAAESKTHNPDARARLRMIGDNLIVMHWNLRQRGVLDAPRASSFYLSDPDFFAFLAANKGSLALHPTAMLNPPAYVRKRLSVAVPEKPVDAEAGADFRLRGQQHLVLRPSGAGPVEVGFGHIQSRGELVTYNVYGPDGSEVASGVMSADAPVVLEPADMAYYHLTISARSASFAVHVSGAAWGVDGNLSDEGLHLLGRSSPVYFYVPEAAPPLHLSLGAAAPGETAVATLFAPSNRRVAEFDCSATPVDRKQIETAPEEAGWWKLDIRPAPTGGIDDVRVSLEGHDSGYFSLVPDQALQVQ, encoded by the coding sequence ATGCTACGAGCCCTCATGGCGGTGACCGCCGCTGCCTGCCTGTCGGCCTCCGCCGCAGACGCGGCGACCGGCGCGGGCGCGGCGCCGCTGGTTCAAGACGGAGTCAGCGAGTACGTCATCTATTGCGATCCGGCCGCGCCGCGGTCGGTGACGCAGGCCGCCGCCGAGCTGCGGGACTACCTAGAGCAGGTGAGTGGCGCCGAGCTTCCTGTGGTGCATCGTCCAGGGCCCAAGATGATCTGCGTCGGCGACAACGCCGCGTCGCGCGAGGCGGGTCTCACCACGGCGCAGATCCCCTGGGAAGGCTTCCGGATCGTCACGAAAGACGCCAATGTCTACGTGCTCGGCCGCGACACCGCCGACGGCCAACGGACGCCGGGGGGCGGCGCGTCTAACGGGACGCTCAACGGCGCGTACGCGTTCATCGAGCGGTTCCTGGGCGTGCGCTGGCTGGCGCCGGGGGACCACGGCGACTACGTGCCAAAGTCGCCCGCTGTGATCATCCCCGCTACCGACATCAGCGACGCGCCGGCGTTCCTAAACCGCCGCCTGCCCTACACGCAAGAGCGGCGGCCCGAGGTGGTGCGTTGGCAGGCCCGGCAACGCCTGGGCAAGAGTTTGTCGTTGGCGCATCACCACAATTGGCGTGCGTCGATTCCGGCCTCGCACTTCGACCAGCACCCCGATTGGTTCGCGGAGCGCTCTGGCGTGCGGGTTCCCCCCGCGGGGCGGTACAAGCTGTGCACGACCAACCCCGGGTTGATCCGCGCCTACGCGGACGCGGCGATCGCCTACTTCGACGCGCACCCCGATGAGAGCTCCTACTCGCTCTCTCCGTCGGACTCCGCGGGCTACTGCGAGTGCGAGCAATGTGCGGCGCTCTATGAGACCGATCCCAATGGCAAGCGGTCGGTCACGCCCGCCATCCTCACGTTCTACAACGCCGTGGCCAAACTGGTCGGCGAGCAGCACCCCCAGAAGACGCTTGCCGGCTTCGTGTACGCGGAGTACCTCTTCCCGCCGAAGAAGAACATCCGGCTGGAGCCCAACGTGTTTCTGGTGTGGGCGCCGAGCTTCGACTACGGTTTCACCCTGGCTCGCCCCCGCCTCCGTCGGCAATGGGAAGAAGTGCTGGCCGGGTGGACGGAGGTGACCGCCAACATCTCCTACTACGACCTGCCGGTGAACATCGAGACCGAAGCGGGCGTCTTGAACCCGCCGGGGCTGGAGATCCTCAAGTTCATGTACCCACGATTGCAGGGGGCCGACATCAAGGGGGTGTACGTCTACGGGATCGCTGCGTGGGGGCGTGCTGGTCCGCTGAACTACTTGCTGGCAAAGCTGGCCTGGGACCCACAGGCGAACGTAGAAGAACTCTTCGACGAGTACTGCGCCAAAGCGTACGGGGCCGGCGGCGACGACATCAACCGGCTTTACCGCCTGGTCGATCGCGAAGTGGCCCGCCACTACCGGGAGTTCCCCGATACGAGGTACAGCCTAACCACCGACATGATGCGCGACGTCTACGCAAAGAACCTAACAGAGATCGAGCGATTGTATCGCGCCGCCGAGTCGAAGACGCACAACCCCGACGCCCGAGCGCGGTTACGCATGATCGGCGACAACCTCATCGTGATGCATTGGAACCTGCGGCAGCGCGGGGTGCTGGACGCGCCCCGGGCCTCTAGCTTCTACCTTTCCGACCCCGACTTCTTTGCGTTCTTGGCCGCCAACAAGGGGTCGCTGGCGTTGCACCCGACGGCCATGCTGAACCCCCCCGCGTATGTCAGGAAAAGACTATCCGTGGCGGTACCGGAGAAGCCCGTGGATGCCGAAGCGGGCGCCGACTTCCGGTTGCGCGGGCAGCAGCACCTGGTCTTGCGCCCCAGCGGGGCGGGGCCGGTTGAGGTCGGGTTCGGCCACATCCAGTCGCGGGGAGAGCTGGTCACCTACAACGTCTATGGGCCGGACGGCTCCGAGGTAGCCAGCGGCGTGATGAGCGCCGATGCGCCCGTCGTGCTGGAGCCCGCGGACATGGCGTACTACCACCTGACTATCTCGGCGCGATCCGCGTCGTTCGCGGTGCACGTGTCGGGCGCGGCGTGGGGGGTCGACGGCAACCTTTCCGACGAAGGGCTCCACTTGTTGGGCCGATCGTCGCCGGTGTACTTCTATGTTCCCGAGGCGGCGCCCCCCTTGCACCTGTCGCTGGGCGCCGCGGCGCCGGGTGAGACGGCGGTCGCGACGCTCTTCGCTCCCAGCAACCGGCGGGTCGCCGAGTTCGATTGCTCCGCCACGCCGGTCGATCGGAAGCAGATCGAGACCGCGCCCGAAGAAGCGGGGTGGTGGAAGCTCGACATCCGACCCGCCCCCACCGGCGGCATCGACGACGTGCGCGTGAGCCTCGAAGGCCACGACAGCGGCTACTTCTCGCTTGTTCCCGATCAAGCACTGCAGGTTCAGTAG
- a CDS encoding polyphosphate polymerase domain-containing protein has protein sequence MPPISLDEMDGVSLMNRVDTKYAFSEGALGGLLDAVRHDYRVLEVGGARWTPYATLYYDSPARDCFLQHHNGKLNRHKFRVRSYGPSGACFLEVKLKNNKGRTDKRRIAIPGLEQASAPESLEFIEAAAGVRPNLAPQLWTYFSRITLVGLALGERVTLDTELTFAQGDRRAALPGVVIAEVKQARSDRGSSFRQGLRRMGLRPLRISKYCVGSLLLDPALKHNRFKPKLLALQKLVR, from the coding sequence ATGCCCCCCATCAGCCTCGACGAGATGGACGGCGTGAGCCTGATGAACCGCGTCGACACCAAGTACGCCTTCTCCGAGGGCGCCCTGGGAGGGCTGCTCGACGCGGTCCGCCACGACTACCGGGTGCTGGAAGTGGGGGGCGCCCGCTGGACCCCCTACGCCACGCTGTACTACGACAGCCCCGCGCGCGACTGCTTCTTGCAGCACCACAACGGCAAGCTCAACCGGCACAAGTTCCGCGTCCGCAGCTACGGCCCCTCCGGCGCGTGCTTCCTGGAAGTCAAGCTGAAGAACAACAAGGGGCGGACCGACAAGCGGCGCATCGCCATCCCGGGCCTCGAACAAGCCTCGGCGCCCGAGTCGCTGGAGTTCATCGAGGCGGCCGCCGGGGTACGCCCCAACCTGGCGCCGCAGCTCTGGACCTACTTCAGCCGCATCACCCTGGTAGGGTTGGCGTTGGGCGAGCGCGTGACGCTGGACACCGAGCTGACGTTCGCCCAGGGCGACCGACGCGCCGCGCTGCCGGGCGTGGTGATCGCCGAGGTCAAGCAGGCCCGCAGCGACCGCGGGTCGAGCTTCCGCCAGGGGCTCCGCCGCATGGGGCTGCGGCCGCTGCGGATCAGCAAGTACTGCGTCGGCAGCCTGCTGCTCGACCCCGCGCTCAAGCACAACCGCTTCAAGCCGAAGCTGCTGGCGCTGCAGAAGCTGGTCCGATAG
- a CDS encoding DUF6691 family protein, with protein MTQEAKPNADKPRMSPFAYLSVLLVGAYLGALFVKSEVASWERVHAMFLLQEAYMYLIIGVAIAVAMASMLLIKRLGVRSVDGKPIKYEPKPYHAGVVVGGMLFGAGWAITGACPGPIYAQIGAGEWMALFTLAGALLGMLAYAALKPRLPH; from the coding sequence ATGACCCAAGAAGCCAAGCCGAACGCGGACAAGCCGCGGATGTCGCCGTTTGCGTACCTCAGCGTGCTGCTGGTGGGGGCGTACCTGGGGGCGCTCTTCGTGAAGTCGGAGGTCGCCTCGTGGGAGCGTGTCCACGCCATGTTCCTGCTGCAGGAGGCGTACATGTACCTGATCATCGGCGTAGCGATCGCCGTGGCGATGGCGTCGATGCTGCTCATCAAGCGGCTGGGGGTCCGCTCCGTCGACGGCAAGCCGATTAAGTACGAGCCCAAGCCCTACCACGCCGGCGTGGTCGTGGGGGGCATGCTGTTCGGCGCCGGGTGGGCCATCACCGGCGCCTGCCCCGGGCCGATCTACGCCCAGATCGGCGCCGGCGAGTGGATGGCCCTGTTCACGCTCGCGGGCGCCCTGCTGGGGATGCTGGCCTACGCGGCCCTCAAGCCGCGGCTGCCGCACTAA
- a CDS encoding DUF1559 domain-containing protein, producing the protein MHCTPPLAVGAGRTGRAGGFTLVELLVVIAIIGILVALMLPAVQMVRESSRRSQCQNHLRQVGLALLNYEGANRRFPPGKRWSLPRDNPLTYDYAWSSMILSHIEEQGIKDQLDFKLPMTDPANLAAAGQVIPIYLCPSASQLDEHRSPTGVVSNLGGQPGEGMACIDYMGISGPDKDKTNPATGADYGAQRGVLIGTKGLEKEDTILIPPAVTVAKITDGLSNTLCVIECTGRGAIVSKKGNFKTANGAWASGGNISHIKGRINENPPPVAWEDERPYSDHPGGANTLACDGSVTFMTEEMSAALLRAYCSRDGGETFDHPDLQ; encoded by the coding sequence ATGCACTGCACACCGCCGTTGGCTGTGGGCGCCGGTCGAACGGGGCGCGCTGGTGGGTTTACGCTCGTTGAGCTGCTAGTGGTCATCGCGATCATCGGCATCCTGGTGGCGTTGATGCTGCCGGCGGTGCAGATGGTGCGCGAGAGCAGCCGCCGCTCCCAGTGCCAGAACCACCTCCGCCAGGTGGGGCTCGCGCTGCTCAACTACGAGGGCGCCAACCGCCGGTTCCCCCCCGGCAAACGCTGGTCGCTGCCGCGCGACAACCCGCTGACGTACGACTACGCCTGGTCGAGCATGATCCTCAGCCACATCGAGGAGCAGGGGATCAAGGACCAGCTCGACTTCAAGCTGCCGATGACCGACCCCGCCAACCTGGCCGCCGCGGGGCAGGTGATCCCCATCTACCTCTGCCCCAGCGCCAGCCAGTTAGACGAGCACCGTTCGCCGACGGGGGTCGTGTCTAACCTAGGGGGCCAGCCGGGCGAGGGGATGGCCTGCATCGACTACATGGGCATCTCAGGCCCCGACAAGGACAAGACGAACCCCGCCACCGGCGCCGACTACGGCGCCCAGCGCGGCGTGCTGATCGGCACCAAGGGGCTGGAGAAGGAAGACACCATTCTGATCCCGCCGGCGGTGACCGTGGCCAAGATCACCGACGGCCTCTCCAACACGCTGTGCGTGATCGAGTGCACCGGCCGCGGGGCGATCGTCAGCAAGAAGGGGAACTTCAAGACCGCCAACGGCGCGTGGGCCTCCGGCGGGAACATCAGCCACATCAAGGGGAGAATCAACGAGAACCCGCCCCCCGTCGCCTGGGAAGACGAACGCCCCTACTCCGACCACCCCGGGGGCGCCAACACCCTGGCGTGCGACGGCTCGGTGACGTTCATGACGGAAGAGATGTCGGCCGCCCTGCTCCGCGCGTACTGCTCGCGCGACGGCGGAGAAACGTTCGACCACCCAGACCTGCAATAG
- a CDS encoding sulfite exporter TauE/SafE family protein: MIPLLALLFGGIVGFSLGLTGGGGAILAVPLLVYGLSVDPRQAVGVSLAAVGITSAVGFLGRWRAGQVEVGTGLLFAGAGMLGAPVGSWLSSQIPEPLLLTLFALLMLAVAVRMWRQSAPTRLAPANVTPAGAARTACGRDAAGNLRLNSPCAMLLGAVGVLTGVLSGLFGVGGGFVIVPALVVFSGMAIHRAVATSLMVITLISVSGVASHLMAGREIPIELTSYFVVGGVLGMFAGIGASRYLSGPALQKVFALVIVAVGLFVMVRTAFHL, encoded by the coding sequence ATGATTCCGCTACTTGCGCTCCTGTTCGGCGGGATCGTCGGCTTCTCGTTGGGGCTCACCGGCGGCGGCGGGGCGATCCTGGCCGTGCCGCTGCTGGTGTACGGCCTGTCGGTCGACCCGCGTCAGGCCGTCGGCGTCTCGCTGGCGGCGGTGGGCATTACTTCTGCGGTCGGCTTCTTGGGGAGGTGGCGCGCGGGTCAGGTGGAGGTGGGTACCGGGCTGCTGTTCGCGGGGGCCGGCATGCTCGGCGCCCCGGTCGGCTCGTGGCTGTCGTCTCAGATCCCCGAGCCGCTGCTGCTGACGCTGTTCGCATTGTTGATGCTGGCGGTGGCCGTCCGCATGTGGCGGCAGTCCGCGCCCACGCGGCTGGCGCCAGCGAACGTCACACCCGCAGGCGCCGCCAGAACGGCCTGCGGCCGCGACGCCGCGGGCAACCTGCGGCTCAACTCCCCCTGCGCTATGCTGTTGGGCGCCGTCGGCGTGCTGACGGGGGTCTTATCGGGCTTGTTTGGCGTGGGGGGCGGGTTTGTTATTGTGCCGGCCCTGGTTGTTTTTAGCGGCATGGCGATCCACCGCGCCGTCGCCACGTCGCTGATGGTGATCACGCTGATCAGCGTGTCGGGGGTGGCGTCGCACTTGATGGCGGGCCGCGAAATCCCCATCGAGCTCACGTCGTACTTCGTCGTCGGCGGGGTGCTGGGGATGTTTGCCGGTATCGGGGCGAGCCGCTACCTGTCCGGGCCGGCGCTGCAGAAGGTCTTCGCCCTGGTGATTGTCGCCGTCGGGCTGTTCGTCATGGTTCGTACGGCGTTCCACTTGTAG